From a single Sebastes umbrosus isolate fSebUmb1 chromosome 17, fSebUmb1.pri, whole genome shotgun sequence genomic region:
- the rsf1b.1 gene encoding remodeling and spacing factor 1 isoform X3 has product MAASAATPTSSSGLSPNYASICSFLERYGALLDLPELTFPQLERYLQDTSSVPKLLVDIHVKLLRKIGKSVSADRWEKYLVKVCQEFNTTWAWELEQKGYQELPAECKTGILKYLCECQFDDNVKFKTAINEEDPDKMRLQPIGRDKDGQMYWYQLDQDDNVRVYVEEQDDLDGSSWKCIVSSRNDLAEVLALLKTQIDPALLKKDEEAKLAGEEGKTEDGEVKKSEDTSDEDIKDSNKTVGPVSPKTENDEKVTQKDDLKSEASEAKSSLNGIIVGIIEGKAEAELCSEKSAVDLSSEKSAVDLSSEKSAVDLSVGTKAQSIKEEPMDVSDAKTSTATSEPAAETPCISVKAEKGEEAKKSSVEEIQQALKNDQQAKIPLKKRGMKFTEDFEKSSGIIVQNPSVPQVKEAPKPDPTPEQTKKVNDHVNGEVQPASEKDLQGRSSGSLKDAGVDKEQTTEPAAGKSVEKRDSPAADKEDTKDKKDEASNQADSGKKNLDVQVEKESTASKEKKGEPPPLPKDVNNAAERPSNHGEHQKNIDTKESRPEDKTLKITDKTLTTGESEKVTSKESKDSEAKPAGAEASESSKTEETKTSENVTVSDAKETATCEANVEKSDKSAPKEKPGVIKTTDKDPAKKSENTASPSVIKKTEILKNSDKTETTQSCNVIKKADKPAICEKSEGTPEESVESSVIKKLDKSCKPVDNVKDAEMKPEKASETNAEKTEKTEAVKKPVNCDGTIHDVSRISESAPASMEVEAVAVKPDLTKPQEDDKTEINSRKKTEEASEGKDKPSSAVEETNVSKETDKRPDAQQEKVSEEQPKKMEAERPSSESEKDADKKKDTEQEMKKDTDKEKKKDTDKDTDKDTDKEKQKDTDKEKKKDMDKEKQLDTVKETKKDTDKEKKKDTNKDTDKEKKKDMDKQKKKDTDSEKKRDTVKEMKKDTDKEKQLDTVKETKKDTDKDTDKEKKKDTDKEKQKDTVKETKKDTDKEKQLDTVKEKDTDKEKKKDTDQEKKKDTDKEKKKDTDKEKKKDTDMEKKKDTDKEKQKDTVKETKKDTDRNTNKDMDKEKKTDSAKNQKDAGKETIKDTEKEKKKVTDEKQNETVKEKNKDTDKEKQKDTVKETKKDIDKKTIKDTDKEKKTDAEENQEDTVKKKDTDKEQQKDTVKETKKDTDKKTNKDTDKEKQKETDEGKLKKDSEKHLCQDKDNKEDSTTDKLSKTDETKEEKLGNKESEAATKTVESGQQNVSKETDGKSSTETEKDSHPSKEPESEKPTDEESKSKSEEEDSVAKKKVANGGKTQASRRRVRPLAHRRKAKLQREERQADSESDTNTGRSLRRSPRISRPTSKAVEIHDRKLEKSQASEKREDDKDEKEEKDEEDKEEEEEEKAVQRKPREKKADQEGQPKPKGRKRRRLRWSNTRTRRRKKGSEDEDGNSDEESSEEEEESEDPSDEDYKVERSRKRRNRNRERRSSDSSTSTDDDLPPNDDPCKHCGLPNHPELILLCDSCDSGYHTACLRPPLMIIPDGEWFCPPCQHKLLCDKLEEQLVNLDASLKKKERAERRKERLIYVGISLENIITPSGDVEEEKPEIIIKEKKEAKRKSWGRRSTRNKKSISYRFDEFDEAIEEAIEEDIKEAEGGGAGRGKDMANITGLRGKDMSAITQADEGKENGTPQPQLPAGLRRKKRRRLNDLDSDSTVDEEESEEEFRISESSEEEFVVSENNSDAESDADSNNSDSSGKRRVASRRRLTAKRRRSSRKRRRPRGYSDDEEEETDEEDEDEIVTEGSSEYSDSDLDMSRRRSRRSQKKQVNYRETSESEGSQAETNVARMRPRGRRDSSSSEASFSRGSEEESRDRRVKRKGDSSDEDSRQRRMRLSLKRRRASEDDDSDDDSDESSEEDRPVRKRVNRIDSDDDDEEEEEKKEEKEEEKPKEKKAADEESKGTNPVDCNPAELPPTNGQSPIKSLEGLVSRPATAAAPGPHPEPKNTSATPAAAIAPNGQVGQEMPAQDEDEDDLLGVTDLVDYVCNNEDL; this is encoded by the exons ATGGCTGCTTCGGCGGCAACCCCGACTTCTTCCTCCGGTCTGAGTCCAAACTACGCCTCGATCTGCTCCTTCCTGGAGCGGTACGGAGCGCTGCTGGACCTGCCGGAGCTCACCTTCCCGCAGCTGGAGCGATACCTGCAGGACACATCCTCCG TTCCAAAGCTGCTGGTTGATATTCACGTCAAATTGCTGAGGAAGATTGGCAAGTCGGTGTCAGCGGACAGATGGGAGAAGTATCTAGTGAAG GTATGTCAAGAGTTCAACACAACGTGGGCATGGGAACTGGAACAGAAAGGATACCAGGAGCTGCCGGCGGAGTGCAAGACGGGGATACTTAAA TATTTGTGTGAGTGTCAGTTTGATGACAATGTTAAGTTCAAAACCGCCATCAATGAGGAGGACCCGGATAAGATGCGTCTGCAGCCGATCGGCCGGGACAAAGACGGTCAGATGTACTGGTATCAACTGGACCAGGACGACAACGTGCGTGTTTACGTGGAGGAGCAGGACGACTTGGACGGGTCGTCGTGGAAGTGCATTGTCAG TAGTAGAAATGACTTGGCTGAGGTTCTGGCTCTGCTCAAGACACAAATTGACCCGGCGCTATTAAAAAAAGACGAAGAAGCCAAACTTGCCGGTGAAGAGGGTAAAACAGAAGAcg GTGAAGTTAAAAAGAGTGAGGACACATCAGATGAAGACATTAAAGACTCCAACAAGACTGTCGGTCCAGTTTCGCCAAAGACGGAGAACGATGAAAAAGTAACGCAGAAAGATGACTTGAAATCAGAAGCTTCTGAGGCCAAATCGTCACTGAACGGCATCATTGTAGGCATCATTGAAGGCAAAGCTGAAGCAGAGCTCTGTTCAGAAAAATCGGCCGTCGATCTCAGTTCAGAAAAATCTGCCGTGGATCTCAGTTCAGAAAAATCGGCCGTGGATCTCAGTGTCGGTACAAAAGCCCAGAGCATCAAAGAAGAGCCGATGGACGTGTCGGATGCTAAAACAAGCACAGCAACAAGCGAACCTGCCGCTGAGACGCCATGTATATCAGTAAAGGCAGAAAAGGGAGAGGAGGCCAAGAAGAGCAGCGTGGAGGAGATTCAACAAGCTCTGAAGAACGACCAACAGGCCAAAATCCCTttgaaaaaaagaggaatgaaGTTTACTGAAGACTTTGAGAAAAGCAGTGGCATCATAGTGCAAAACCCGTCTGTTCCTCAGGTCAAGGAGGCTCCTAAACCTGACCCGACTCCTGAACAGACGAAGAAAGTAAATGATCATGTTAACGGCGAAGTTCAGCCTGCGTCAGAGAAAGACCTCCAGGGTCGTTCAAGCGGGTCACTAAAAGACGCCGGCGTCGACAAAGAGCAGACGACTGAACCAGCTGCAGGTAAATCTGTAGAAAAGAGAGACTCTCCAGCTGCAGACAAGGAGGACACGAAAGATAAAAAGGATGAAGCATCGAACCAAGCAGACTCTGGCAAGAAAAATCTAGATGTGCAGGTAGAAAAGGAAAGCACGGcatcaaaagaaaagaaaggggaACCGCCGCCTTTACCTAAAGACGTAAATAATGCAGCAGAGAGGCCGTCTAATCATGGAGAGcatcaaaaaaacattgataCGAAAGAGTCTCGTCCAGAAGACAAGACATTAAAGATAACTGATAAAACATTAACAACTGGTGAGTCAGAGAAAGTCACATCCAAAGAATCAAAAGATTCAGAGGCAAAACCAGCCGGTGCAGAAGCATCAGAGTCGAGTAAGACTGAAGAAACAAAGACGTCAGAAAATGTAACAGTGAGTGATGCTAAAGAAACGGCGACATGTGAGGCTAATGTAGAGAAATCGGATAAATCGGCGCCGAAAGAAAAGCCGGGAGTCATCAAAACAACAGACAAAGATCCTGCaaagaaatctgaaaacacGGCGTCACCGTCTGTcattaaaaagacagaaatccTAAAAAACAGTGATAAGACAGAAACCACACAAAGCTgtaatgtcattaaaaaggCAGACAAACCAGCAATCTGTGAGAAATCAGAAGGAACACCTGAAGAGAGTGTGGAGTCGTCTGTTATTAAAAAGCTCGACAAATCATGTAAACCTGTTGACAACGTCAAAGATGCAGAGATGAAACCAGAGAAAGCCTCTGAGACTAACGCTGAGAAGACAGAGAAGACAGAAGCTGTAAAGAAACCTGTCAACTGTGATGGTACGATACATGATGTTTCCAGGATAAGCGAGTCCGCTCCCGCGTCTATGGAGGTGGAAGCAGTGGCCGTTAAACCCGATCTGACAAAGCCACAAGAGGATGACAAAACTGAGATTAACTCACGAAAGAAGACCGAGGAAGCATCTGAAGGGAAAGATAAACCATCCAGCGCTGTGGAGGAGACAAACGTCTCTAAAGAAACTGATAAAAGACCAGACGCACAGCAGGAAAAGGTGTCTGAAGAACAGCCTAAAAAAATGGAGGCAGAGCGTCCGTCATCAGAAAGTGAAAAGGATGCTGACAAGAAAAAGGACACAGAGCAGGAAATGAAAAAGGACACGgacaaggaaaagaaaaaagacacgGACAAGGACACAGACAAGGACACGGACAAGGAAAAGCAAAAGGACACAgacaaggaaaagaaaaaggacatggacaaagaaaaacaattggACACGGTCAAAGAAACGAAAAAGGacacagacaaagaaaagaaaaaggacacAAACAAGGACACAgacaaggaaaagaaaaaggacatggacaaacaaaagaaaaaggacacagacagtgaaaagaAAAGGGACACAGTCAAGGAAATGAAAAAGGACACAGACAAGGAAAAACAATTGGACACGGTCAAGGAAACAAAAAAGGACACAGACAAGGACACAgacaaggaaaagaaaaaggacacagacaaagaaaagcaaaaggaCACGGTCAAGGAAACGAAAAAGGAC ACAGACAAGGAAAAACAATTGGACACGGTCAAGGAAAAGGacacagacaaagaaaagaaaaaggacacagaccaggaaaagaaaaaggacacagacaaggaaaagaaaaaggacacggataaagaaaagaaaaaggacacagacatggaaaagaaaaaggacacAGACAAGGAAAAGCAAAAGGACACAGTCAAGGAAACGAAAAAGGACACAGACAGGAATACAAATAAGGACAtggataaagaaaagaaaacagactcAGCAAAAAATCAAAAGGACGCAGGCAAGGAAACAATAAAGGACAcagagaaggaaaagaaaaaggtcacagacgaaaaacaaaatgagacagtcaaggaaaaaaataaggatacggacaaagaaaagcaaaaggaCACAGTCAAGGAAACGAAAAAGGACATAGACAAGAAAACAATTAAGGACAcggacaaagaaaagaaaacggACGCAGAAGAAAATCAAGAAGACACAGTCAAGAAAAAGGACACAGACAAAGAACAGCAAAAGGACACAGTCAAGGAAACGAAAAAGGACacagacaagaaaacaaataaggacacggacaaagaaaagcaaaaggaAACCGACGAGGGAAAACTTAAAAAAGACAGTGAGAAACACCTGTGTCAAGACAAAGACAATAAAGAGGATTCCACAACAGATAAACTCTCAAAAACAGACGAAACAAAAGAGGAGAAGCTTGGTAATAAAGAGAGTGAAGCCGCGACCAAAACGGTGGAATCTGGTCAACAAAATGTGAGCAAAGAAACCGACGGCAAATCCTCAACTGAAACGGAGAAAGACAGCCACCCAAGCAAAGAACCGGAGAGCGAAAAGCCCACTGACGAggaaagtaaaagcaaaagtgaagaagaagactCTGTGGCAAAAAAGAAGGTAGCAAACGGCGGGAAAACTCAGGCTTCCCGTCGGAGAGTCAGGCCCCTAGCCCACCGGAGGAAAGCCAAacttcagagagaggagagacaagcGGATTCAGAGTCCGATACGAACACGGGGAGATCTCTCCGGAGATCACCGAGGATCTCCAGACCGACGTCAAAGGCAGTAGAGATCCACGACAGGAAGCTGGAGAAATCACAGGCGTCTGAAAAGCGCGAGGACGACAAGgatgagaaagaagaaaaagacgaggaggacaaagaggaggaagaggaggagaaagctgTTCAGAGGAAACCAAGAGAGAAAAAGGCCGATCAGGAGGGTCAGCCCAAACCGAAG GGGAGAAAGAGACGGAGGCTTCGGTGGTCCAACACGCGAACGCGCCGCAGAAAGAAAGGCTCCGAAGACGAGGACGGCAACAGCGACGAGGAGtccagtgaggaggaggaggagagcgaggaCCCCAGCGACGAAGACTACAAGGTGGAGCGAAGCAGAAAGCGGCGAAATCGTAACCGAGAAAGACGAAGCTCGGACTCCTCGACGTCCACAGACGACGACCTACCTCCAAATGACGACCCCTGCAAACATTGTGGTCTTCCAAATCACCCTGAGCTG ATCTTGCTGTGTGATTCGTGTGACAGCGGGTACCACACAGCCTGTCTGAGGCCTCCGCTCATGATCATCCCCGACGGAGAATGGTTCTGTCCACCATGTCAACAT AAGCTACTCTGCGACAAACTAGAAGAGCAGCTCGTAAATCTCGACGCTTCTTTGAAAAAGAAAGAACGGGCCGAGAGAAG GAAAGAGCGTCTCATTTACGTTGGAATCAGTCTTGAAAACATCATCACGCCCTCA GGGGATGTGGAGGAAGAAAAGCCAGAGATCATCatcaaagagaagaaagaagcaAAGCGAAAAAGCTGGGGTCGACGGTCAACGAGGAATAAGAAATCCATCAGCTACAG ATTTGACGAATTTGACGAGGCGATCGAGGAGGCAATTGAGGAAGACATCAAAGAAGCAGAGGGCGGAG GAGCTGGACGGGGTAAAGACATGGCCAACATCACGGGGCTCAGAGGAAAGGATATGTCCGCCATCACTCAAGCAGATGAGGGCAAGGAAAACGGTACCCCTCAACCACAACTGCCGGCCGGTCTGCGCAGGAAAAAACGCCGGCGACTCAATGACCTGGACAGCGACAGCACCGTGGACGAGGAGGAGAGTGAGGAGGAGTTTCGCATCAGTGAAAG CTCAGAAGAAGAGTTTGTCGTGTCGGAGAATAACTCAGACGCTGAATCGGATGCGGACTCCAACAACAGCGACAGCAGCGGTAAGCGGCGCGTTGCTTCGCGGCGCAGATTGACTGCGAAACGACGACGAAGCTCCAGAAAGCGGCGAAGACCGAGAGGGTACTcggatgatgaagaggaggaaacggatgaggaggatgaagatgagatag TGACTGAAGGCTCCAGCGAGTACAGCGACAGTGATCTGGACATGAGTCGACGGCGGTCTCGGCGGAGTCAGAAGAAGCAGGTGAACTACCGGGAGACGTCCGAGTCCGAAGGCTCTCAGGCAGAAACCAACGTAGCCAGGATGAGACCCAGAGGCCGCCGGGACAGCTCTAGCAGCGAGG